The Dermochelys coriacea isolate rDerCor1 chromosome 7, rDerCor1.pri.v4, whole genome shotgun sequence genome window below encodes:
- the C7H3orf62 gene encoding uncharacterized protein C3orf62 homolog, protein MGPRTEVMAGETPPEEGTLASRANPREASRRCCSGEMSEKLRRCRKELTAAIDRAFEDLTAPFCLSEDCINKQNSDLQTETPSSLLQMNRGSYRRDPTSYLFSYLDQSATVSCVLEKKSPVFIPNLIPISIAQNPLCPKREPLTSKENTWLRSSIFVPDKQLPRTLGDSERLRKGHASKDAERCMKSEANVAVHAVTRDIPQALPDTPGNPNSWGIEELSGQLALVNELSRVHRHSGEPPLRDNVLAIFMDASSNSETRHQRPNIEDEEIIQTVLDLEEDYSTAISALHQLN, encoded by the exons ATGGGTCCAAGAACAGAAGTGATGGCGggtgagacaccaccagaagagggcaCATTGGCCAGCAGAGCTAATCCCCGGgaagccagcaggaggtgctgcagtg GTGAGATGTCAGAAAAACTAAGGAGATGCAGGAAGGAACTGACTGCAGCTATAGACAGGGCATTTGAAGATCTCACAGCTCCTTTCTGTCTCTCAGAAGATTGCATCAATAAACAGAATTCAGACTTGCAGACAGAGACACCTTCCTCCTTGCTCCAAATGAACAGAGGTAGTTACAGAAGAGATCCTACTTCCTACTTATTTTCCTACCTCGACCAGTCTGCAACAGTCTCCTGTGTGCTGGAAAAAAAGAGTCCTGTCTTCATACCAAACCTTATTCCAATAAGCATTGCCCAAAATCCCTTATGCCCAAAGAGAGAACCTTTGACAAGTAAGGAAAATACTTGGCTACGTTCTTCCATTTTTGTGCCTGATAAACAACTTCCAAGAACTCTGGGGGACAGCGAGAGATTGAGGAAAGGGCACGCAAG CAAAGATGCTGAAAGATGCATGAAGTCAGAAGCAAACGTAGCTGTCCATGCTGTCACCCGAGACATTCCACAGGCTCTTCCTGACACACCTG GGAACCCAAACAGTTGGGGTATAGAGGAGTTATCAGGACAGCTGGCTCTAGTGAATGAGTTAAGCAGAGTTCACAGGCACTCAGGTGAGCCCCCCCTTAGAGACAATGTTTTAGCCATCTTTATGGATGCGAGCAGCAATTCTGAGACAAGGCACCAAAGACCAAACATTGAGGATGAAGAGATTATCCAGACAGTTCTGGATTTGGAAGAGGATTACAGCACGGCCATCTCTGCTCTGCACCAGCTGAACTAG